A genomic stretch from Aminobacter aminovorans includes:
- a CDS encoding N-acetylglucosamine kinase, translated as MSSVATPRFYLGVDGGGTGCRARIVDEAGDVLGQGLSGPATTRLGIDIAWASIARAYGAAVEEAGFGAAELARTFAGIGLAGIGRKGALEALLALEHPFATIGFTSDGMGACLGAHSGKDGAIVIAGTGSIGLGFVEGRDLRVGGYGFPISDEGSGADLGLKVVQLALRANDGRHDRSALLSEVMQRFHNDPMEAVAWMDRATATDYAALAPTVMRHADQGDAAGRRIVQAAAEQIDTIVRTLFDKGAPRVTLLGGLASPLEPWLAPDVRRRLKPADGDAVSGAIILARQLDRTFIAKE; from the coding sequence ATGAGCTCGGTCGCGACCCCCCGTTTCTATCTCGGCGTCGATGGCGGCGGCACCGGTTGCCGCGCCCGCATCGTCGACGAGGCCGGCGACGTGCTTGGCCAGGGCCTCTCCGGTCCGGCGACGACGCGGCTCGGCATCGATATCGCCTGGGCGTCGATCGCCCGCGCCTATGGCGCGGCGGTCGAGGAGGCCGGCTTCGGCGCTGCGGAACTGGCGCGCACCTTTGCCGGCATCGGCCTTGCCGGCATTGGCCGCAAGGGGGCGCTGGAGGCGCTGCTGGCGCTGGAACACCCCTTCGCCACCATCGGCTTCACCAGCGACGGCATGGGTGCCTGCCTTGGCGCCCATTCGGGCAAGGACGGCGCCATCGTCATTGCCGGCACCGGTTCGATCGGGCTGGGTTTCGTCGAGGGACGGGACCTCAGGGTCGGCGGCTACGGCTTTCCGATCTCGGATGAGGGCAGTGGCGCCGATCTCGGCCTGAAGGTGGTGCAACTCGCACTCCGCGCCAATGACGGCCGGCATGATCGCTCGGCCCTTCTCAGCGAGGTCATGCAGCGCTTCCACAACGATCCGATGGAAGCTGTGGCCTGGATGGACCGGGCAACCGCCACCGACTACGCAGCACTTGCGCCCACCGTCATGCGCCATGCCGACCAGGGGGACGCCGCCGGACGCCGCATCGTGCAGGCGGCGGCAGAGCAGATCGACACCATCGTGCGCACCCTGTTCGACAAGGGCGCGCCGCGCGTCACCCTGCTCGGCGGTCTGGCCAGCCCGCTGGAACCCTGGCTTGCGCCCGATGTTCGCCGTCGCCTCAAACCGGCGGATGGCGACGCCGTATCGGGGGCGATCATCCTGGCCCGACAGCTC